A genomic window from Providencia alcalifaciens includes:
- the mgtA gene encoding magnesium-translocating P-type ATPase has product MTGIRHQRKGAKNPARQKFIVGEQASKNIEQVLNEYQTNLLGLSENEALDRLVVEGENEVAHEKAPPAWKQLLTSFKNPFIFVLMILAIVSFVTDYVIPERQDEETDLTGVIIIVTMVVLSGLLRFWQEYRTNKAAEALKSLVRTTATVFRRDNRTGRSIRKEVPIKCLVPGDIVLLSAGDMVPADLKLVESRDLFISQAILTGESIPVEKYDTLANVSAKSLEPASPTENELLEISNICLMGTNVTSGTARGIVVATGSKTYLGSLAKSIVGTRAQTAFDRGVNSVSWLLIRFMLVMVPIVLLINGFTKGDWFEATLFSLAVAVGLTPEMLPMIVSSNLAKGAIAMSKHKVIVKRLNAIQNFGAMDVLCTDKTGTLTQDRIILEHYLDSNGQKDSRILQLAWLNSFHQSGTKNMMDQAIIRRGRGNDKVEQLKAYQKIDELPFDFIRRKLSVTVKTPEGDALLICKGAAEEMLAVCHRYQHDGQTTLLDDQAKTRIAELVSDYNKQGFRVLLLATRLLNDAEAWLPLSAQAEQQLELQGILTFLDPAKESAISAIAALRENGVMVKVLTGDNAVITEKICHDVGLNIDEIMTGLEVEAMSDDELKTKVEQVSVFCKLTPLQKSRILKRLQANGHTVGFLGDGINDAPALRDADVGISVDTGTDIAKESADIILLEKDLMVLEQGVIKGRETFGNIIKYLNMTASSNFGNVFSVLIASAFIPFLPMLAIHLLVQNLLYDMSQLALPWDKMDKEFLKRPRKWDAKNIGRFMIWIGPTSSIFDITTFALMWYVFQANSVAHEALFQSGWFVEGLLSQTLVVHMLRTQKIPFIQSTAALPVLLTTGIIMALGLYIPFSSFGTLIGLQPLPMEYFPWLVLTLVSYCFVAQGMKHIYIKRFGTWL; this is encoded by the coding sequence AGTGGTAGAAGGTGAAAATGAAGTTGCTCATGAAAAAGCCCCTCCTGCTTGGAAGCAATTACTCACTTCTTTTAAAAATCCATTTATTTTTGTTCTGATGATCCTCGCGATTGTGAGTTTCGTTACTGACTACGTGATCCCTGAGCGTCAAGATGAAGAGACTGATTTAACGGGCGTTATTATCATTGTCACGATGGTTGTATTAAGTGGATTGCTGCGTTTTTGGCAAGAGTATCGAACCAATAAAGCGGCGGAAGCCTTGAAATCCTTGGTAAGAACCACGGCTACGGTATTTCGGCGAGACAATAGAACAGGGCGTTCTATTCGCAAGGAAGTGCCAATCAAATGCTTAGTACCAGGGGATATCGTTTTATTATCAGCTGGGGATATGGTGCCAGCGGATTTAAAACTGGTGGAATCTCGGGATCTATTTATCAGCCAAGCCATTTTGACGGGGGAATCTATCCCGGTTGAAAAATATGACACGCTTGCAAATGTGTCCGCAAAAAGTTTAGAGCCCGCATCACCGACAGAAAATGAATTACTTGAAATTTCAAATATCTGTTTGATGGGTACCAATGTGACGAGCGGGACGGCGAGAGGTATTGTGGTTGCAACGGGGAGCAAAACATACCTAGGTTCCCTGGCCAAATCGATTGTAGGAACCCGTGCTCAAACTGCTTTTGATCGCGGCGTGAATAGTGTGAGCTGGTTGCTAATCCGCTTTATGCTGGTAATGGTGCCGATTGTCTTATTAATCAATGGATTCACTAAAGGTGATTGGTTTGAGGCAACACTATTTTCACTGGCTGTTGCGGTAGGATTAACCCCTGAAATGTTACCGATGATAGTGAGCTCAAACCTTGCAAAAGGAGCGATAGCCATGTCTAAGCATAAGGTTATCGTCAAACGGCTCAATGCCATTCAGAATTTTGGTGCGATGGATGTACTCTGTACCGATAAAACGGGAACGCTAACGCAAGATCGCATCATTTTAGAGCATTATCTCGACAGTAATGGGCAAAAAGATAGCCGAATTTTGCAATTGGCGTGGTTGAATAGTTTCCATCAAAGTGGCACCAAAAATATGATGGATCAGGCAATTATTCGACGTGGCCGTGGCAATGATAAGGTCGAGCAGCTGAAGGCTTATCAAAAAATTGATGAACTACCGTTTGATTTTATTCGCCGAAAATTATCTGTCACGGTAAAAACCCCTGAAGGTGATGCTTTATTGATCTGTAAAGGGGCTGCGGAAGAGATGCTGGCTGTTTGTCATCGTTATCAGCATGATGGGCAAACCACATTATTAGATGACCAAGCTAAAACTAGGATTGCGGAGCTGGTCAGTGACTATAATAAACAGGGTTTCCGGGTATTACTGCTGGCAACGCGTTTGTTAAATGATGCTGAAGCTTGGTTACCGTTATCGGCCCAAGCGGAGCAACAGCTTGAGTTACAAGGCATTCTTACATTTTTAGACCCTGCAAAAGAGAGTGCAATTTCGGCTATTGCGGCACTAAGAGAAAATGGCGTGATGGTCAAAGTGCTTACGGGTGATAATGCCGTGATCACTGAAAAAATTTGCCATGATGTGGGTTTGAATATTGACGAGATTATGACAGGCCTTGAAGTCGAGGCAATGAGCGATGATGAGCTGAAAACGAAAGTTGAACAAGTTTCTGTTTTCTGCAAATTAACCCCATTGCAAAAATCTCGGATCCTAAAACGACTACAAGCAAATGGACATACTGTTGGTTTTCTGGGAGATGGAATCAATGATGCGCCAGCTTTGCGGGATGCTGATGTAGGGATATCTGTGGATACGGGCACCGATATTGCGAAAGAGTCCGCGGATATAATTCTGTTAGAAAAGGATTTGATGGTATTAGAACAAGGCGTTATCAAAGGAAGAGAAACGTTTGGGAATATTATTAAGTATTTAAATATGACCGCGAGTTCTAACTTTGGGAATGTATTTTCCGTTCTGATTGCGAGTGCATTTATTCCGTTCTTACCGATGCTAGCTATTCATTTACTGGTTCAAAACTTGCTGTACGATATGTCTCAATTAGCATTACCTTGGGACAAAATGGACAAAGAGTTTTTAAAACGTCCACGTAAATGGGATGCGAAAAATATTGGGCGATTTATGATTTGGATTGGTCCAACATCTTCCATTTTTGATATCACGACATTTGCTTTGATGTGGTATGTATTCCAAGCCAATAGTGTGGCTCATGAAGCACTATTTCAATCCGGTTGGTTTGTTGAAGGATTACTGTCGCAAACCTTGGTCGTTCATATGCTACGGACTCAAAAAATTCCCTTTATCCAAAGTACAGCTGCCTTACCAGTGTTACTGACAACGGGAATTATTATGGCTCTTGGGCTTTATATTCCGTTTTCATCATTTGGTACGCTGATTGGCTTGCAGCCTTTACCAATGGAATATTTCCCTTGGTTAGTGCTGACATTAGTGAGTTATTGTTTTGTCGCTCAAGGTATGAAGCACATTTATATTAAACGATTTGGAACTTGGTTATAG
- a CDS encoding DUF5339 domain-containing protein — translation MKKIILACGLGLLALTITACSEEEKKGQVAGATETCNAYFAEVDSLIAKASENPQAKAQLDAMKGQLEEGKKQVAALPKDQQDQACQQGIDAMKQMKTALGLQ, via the coding sequence ATGAAAAAGATAATTTTAGCTTGTGGATTGGGTTTATTGGCATTAACAATCACTGCGTGCTCAGAAGAAGAGAAAAAAGGTCAAGTTGCTGGTGCAACTGAAACTTGTAACGCTTACTTCGCTGAAGTTGATAGCTTAATTGCTAAAGCTTCTGAGAACCCACAAGCCAAAGCTCAATTAGATGCGATGAAAGGTCAGTTAGAAGAAGGTAAAAAGCAAGTTGCCGCTTTACCTAAAGACCAACAAGATCAAGCTTGCCAGCAAGGCATTGATGCAATGAAACAAATGAAAACAGCTTTAGGCCTGCAATAG
- the fliZ gene encoding flagella biosynthesis regulatory protein FliZ: MSASIVKKRPLSRYIKDFKHSQTHCAHCNKTLDRISLVFNDGILNKEAIADMTDLVDEAAWGELQGQFTALCRFCSEIFCNSNTDYFDIMSFKQYLFLQTEMSHSTVREYVVRLRRLDELLSSSNFSMKDFTASKVQEQLSDKMTDSAFSNYNIALRKYEQYLSWQSETN; this comes from the coding sequence ATGTCTGCTTCTATTGTAAAGAAACGGCCGTTGAGTCGTTATATTAAAGATTTTAAACACAGCCAAACTCATTGTGCGCACTGTAATAAAACTCTTGATCGTATCTCCCTAGTTTTCAACGATGGTATCTTGAATAAAGAAGCTATCGCTGACATGACCGATTTGGTTGATGAGGCGGCTTGGGGCGAGCTTCAAGGGCAATTTACAGCACTTTGTCGTTTTTGTAGTGAAATTTTCTGTAATAGCAATACAGATTATTTCGATATTATGTCTTTTAAACAGTATCTGTTCTTACAGACAGAAATGAGTCATAGCACCGTCCGCGAGTATGTTGTTCGTCTGCGTCGTTTAGATGAACTGCTGTCATCCTCTAACTTTTCAATGAAAGACTTTACTGCAAGTAAAGTTCAAGAACAGTTAAGCGATAAAATGACTGATTCAGCATTTAGTAACTACAATATTGCACTACGTAAATATGAGCAATATTTAAGCTGGCAGTCAGAAACAAATTAA
- the putA gene encoding trifunctional transcriptional regulator/proline dehydrogenase/L-glutamate gamma-semialdehyde dehydrogenase, whose protein sequence is MSSTTTMGVRLDEETRDRIKAAAQRLDRTSHWLIKQAIYNYLEQLDSNQIIPELSTVLDTKDQHSGDVISTPEPLYQPFLEFAEHILPQSVKRSAITSAYRIPETQAVPMLLQQAELPPEQADAAHKLAYSIAEKLRNQKNGVGRSGLVQGLLQEFSLSSQEGVALMCLAEALLRIPDKATRDALIRDKISTGNWQSHVGQSSSMFVNAATWGLLFTGKLVSTHNEAKLSSSLNRIISKSGEPLVRKGVDMAMRLMGEQFVTGETIAQALANARKLEDKGFRYSYDMLGEAALTEKDAQDYMVSYQQAIHAIGKASNGRGIYEGPGISIKLSALHPRYSRAQYARVMEELYPRLLSLVLQAHQYDVGINIDAEEADRLEISLDLLEKLCFEPKLAGWNGIGFVIQAYQKRCPFVIDSIINLAERSQRRLMIRLVKGAYWDSEIKRAQIDGLEGYPVYTRKVYTDVSYIACARKLLSVPNLIYPQFATHNAHTLSAIYQIAGKNYYPGQYEFQCLHGMGEPLYEQVVGKVADGKLNRPCRIYAPVGTHETLLAYLVRRLLENGANTSFVNRIADATIPLDELVADPVKDVRELSKIEGQIGLPHPKIPLPRDLYGTRRVNSMGLDLSNEHRLASLSSALLNAATQEKIAVPLLGGEFIAQQDLSEAVPIINPACHRDIVGKVREASEQEAEHALNIATDAGAIWFATPPSERAAILLRAADIMEQQLQPLLDVLVREAGKTYANAIAEVREAVDFLNYYATQVREDFDNNTHRPLGPVVCISPWNFPLAIFSGQIAAALAAGNTVLAKPAEQTPLIGAIAVSIMHQAGIPRDVLQFLPGKGETIGAKLVGDQRVRGVMFTGSTEVAGLLQRNIAGRLDAQGRPTPLIAETGGLNAMIVDSSALTEQVVTDVVASAFDSAGQRCSALRILCVQEDVADRTIRMLKGAMEECRMGNPEHISTDIGPVIDSEAKENIDQHIQQMRSKGKTVFQAVFADSQDQQEQAEGTYVKPTLIELDNISELKKEIFGPVLHVVRFKRDELEQLVDQINAAGYGLTLGVHTRIDETINQVVAKAKVGNLYVNRNMVGAVVGVQPFGGEGLSGTGPKAGGPLYLYRLLSERPENAVCQTLEQQDSHLPMDASARAELLAPFEAFSAWAQKQKPDVEQSVIEQFARLTQAGTTRLLPGPTGEKNTYTLRPRGTILCLSDNEKDCLIQLSAVLASGCQTLWANSDLHQKLFKSLPEKVRKTISFTKDWQNTVEPIEGVIYHGDSDQLKHVCEAIAKRKGPIISVQGFERGETNLLIERLVHERSLSVNTAAAGGNASLMTIG, encoded by the coding sequence ATGAGTAGCACAACAACTATGGGTGTGAGACTTGATGAAGAAACTCGTGACCGCATTAAAGCCGCCGCTCAACGTCTTGATCGCACATCCCATTGGCTTATTAAACAAGCTATATATAATTATTTAGAGCAACTCGATAGCAATCAAATTATACCTGAATTATCAACGGTTTTGGATACAAAAGATCAGCATTCTGGTGATGTAATTTCAACTCCTGAGCCCCTTTATCAGCCATTCCTTGAGTTCGCTGAGCATATTTTGCCCCAATCCGTGAAACGCTCTGCAATTACATCAGCGTACCGAATTCCTGAAACTCAAGCCGTGCCAATGCTTTTACAGCAAGCTGAGCTGCCTCCAGAGCAAGCTGATGCGGCTCATAAATTGGCTTATTCCATTGCGGAAAAATTACGTAATCAAAAAAATGGGGTTGGTCGCTCAGGCTTAGTCCAAGGATTATTACAAGAATTTTCGCTGTCTTCTCAAGAAGGCGTGGCATTAATGTGCCTTGCTGAAGCGCTATTACGTATTCCAGATAAAGCCACTCGCGATGCTCTGATTCGAGACAAAATCAGTACGGGTAATTGGCAATCCCATGTTGGTCAAAGCAGCTCAATGTTTGTGAACGCAGCAACATGGGGGCTTTTATTTACCGGTAAATTAGTCTCTACACACAACGAAGCAAAACTATCATCCTCGTTAAATCGCATTATCAGTAAAAGTGGTGAACCACTGGTACGAAAAGGCGTGGATATGGCAATGCGCTTAATGGGTGAGCAGTTTGTCACTGGCGAAACCATCGCCCAAGCCCTTGCTAACGCACGTAAATTAGAGGACAAAGGTTTCCGCTACTCCTACGATATGCTGGGTGAAGCCGCATTAACCGAGAAAGATGCTCAAGATTATATGGTCTCTTACCAACAAGCGATCCACGCAATTGGTAAAGCATCGAATGGACGCGGGATCTATGAAGGACCGGGCATTTCTATCAAATTATCTGCCCTGCATCCACGCTATAGCCGCGCACAATATGCTCGTGTGATGGAAGAACTGTATCCGCGCTTACTTTCTTTAGTCTTGCAGGCTCACCAATATGATGTTGGTATTAACATTGATGCTGAAGAAGCAGACCGCTTAGAAATTTCGTTAGATTTACTCGAAAAACTGTGTTTTGAGCCGAAATTAGCAGGCTGGAACGGTATTGGTTTTGTCATTCAGGCTTACCAAAAACGCTGCCCATTTGTTATCGACTCAATTATCAATCTAGCCGAACGCAGCCAACGCCGCCTGATGATCCGTCTTGTAAAAGGCGCTTATTGGGATAGCGAAATTAAACGTGCGCAAATTGATGGCTTAGAAGGTTACCCTGTTTATACCCGTAAAGTGTATACCGATGTTTCTTATATCGCTTGCGCTCGTAAATTACTGTCTGTACCTAACTTAATTTACCCACAATTTGCGACGCATAACGCGCACACATTATCGGCTATCTACCAAATTGCAGGTAAAAACTACTACCCTGGCCAATATGAATTCCAATGCTTACATGGCATGGGCGAACCATTATATGAACAAGTTGTTGGTAAAGTGGCTGATGGCAAACTCAACCGACCATGCCGCATTTATGCCCCAGTCGGTACCCACGAAACATTATTAGCTTACTTAGTACGCCGCCTCTTAGAGAATGGGGCAAATACTTCGTTTGTTAACCGAATTGCAGATGCCACGATCCCATTAGATGAGCTGGTTGCTGATCCAGTTAAAGATGTTCGTGAACTGTCTAAGATTGAAGGGCAAATTGGCTTACCACACCCAAAAATTCCATTACCGCGTGACCTGTATGGAACTCGCCGTGTTAACTCAATGGGCTTGGATTTATCTAATGAACACCGCTTAGCATCACTCTCGAGCGCATTACTCAATGCCGCGACACAAGAGAAAATCGCGGTGCCTTTACTGGGTGGCGAGTTTATTGCACAGCAAGATCTTTCTGAAGCCGTCCCAATCATCAACCCAGCATGCCATCGCGATATCGTTGGTAAAGTGCGAGAAGCCAGTGAACAAGAAGCTGAACATGCATTAAATATCGCGACGGATGCTGGCGCGATTTGGTTTGCAACGCCACCATCTGAGCGTGCAGCTATCCTCTTACGTGCTGCCGATATTATGGAACAACAATTGCAACCATTATTGGATGTGCTGGTGCGTGAAGCCGGGAAAACCTACGCCAATGCGATTGCTGAAGTGCGTGAAGCAGTTGATTTCTTGAACTATTATGCAACTCAAGTCCGTGAAGATTTTGATAATAACACTCACCGCCCTCTTGGCCCTGTTGTTTGTATCAGCCCATGGAACTTCCCATTAGCCATTTTCTCTGGGCAAATTGCAGCGGCATTAGCTGCGGGTAACACTGTGCTAGCTAAACCTGCGGAACAAACACCATTAATTGGTGCTATTGCGGTATCCATTATGCACCAAGCGGGAATTCCTCGTGATGTCCTGCAATTTTTACCCGGTAAAGGTGAAACTATCGGAGCAAAACTGGTCGGTGATCAGCGCGTTCGAGGCGTGATGTTCACAGGATCAACCGAAGTGGCGGGTTTATTGCAGCGCAATATTGCGGGTCGCTTAGATGCTCAAGGTCGCCCGACTCCACTTATTGCAGAAACTGGCGGATTGAATGCGATGATTGTTGATTCTTCAGCGCTCACAGAACAAGTCGTCACCGATGTCGTCGCCTCTGCATTTGACAGTGCCGGTCAACGCTGCTCCGCATTACGCATTCTTTGTGTTCAAGAGGATGTCGCTGACCGAACAATTCGCATGTTGAAAGGTGCAATGGAAGAGTGCCGGATGGGTAATCCTGAACACATCTCCACCGATATTGGCCCTGTTATTGATAGTGAAGCCAAAGAGAACATTGACCAACATATTCAACAAATGCGCAGTAAAGGCAAAACCGTTTTCCAAGCCGTCTTTGCAGATAGCCAAGATCAGCAAGAACAAGCCGAAGGAACCTACGTTAAGCCAACTCTGATTGAGTTAGATAATATTAGTGAGTTGAAGAAAGAAATTTTTGGACCGGTTCTGCATGTTGTTCGCTTCAAACGTGATGAGTTAGAGCAACTAGTTGACCAAATCAATGCGGCTGGCTATGGATTAACATTAGGTGTTCATACCCGCATTGATGAAACCATCAACCAAGTGGTCGCTAAAGCGAAAGTGGGCAACCTATATGTTAACCGTAATATGGTCGGTGCTGTTGTCGGAGTGCAACCATTTGGTGGTGAAGGACTTTCAGGTACAGGACCTAAAGCTGGCGGACCGCTTTATCTCTACCGTTTATTAAGTGAACGTCCTGAGAATGCAGTTTGCCAAACGCTGGAGCAGCAAGACAGCCATTTACCAATGGACGCAAGTGCTCGCGCAGAGTTACTCGCACCCTTTGAAGCTTTTTCTGCATGGGCACAAAAACAGAAACCTGATGTTGAACAGTCTGTAATTGAACAGTTTGCGCGTTTAACGCAAGCTGGTACAACACGTTTATTACCAGGACCAACAGGTGAAAAGAACACCTACACCTTGCGTCCACGCGGTACCATTTTATGCCTTAGTGATAATGAAAAAGATTGCCTAATTCAGCTATCTGCTGTACTAGCGAGTGGTTGCCAAACTCTGTGGGCCAATAGCGATCTGCATCAAAAGCTATTTAAATCATTGCCTGAAAAAGTTCGCAAAACCATATCATTCACCAAAGATTGGCAAAATACCGTTGAGCCAATCGAGGGGGTGATTTATCACGGAGATAGTGACCAACTGAAACATGTTTGTGAAGCGATTGCCAAGCGCAAAGGACCGATTATTTCTGTCCAAGGCTTTGAGCGTGGTGAAACTAACTTACTCATTGAGCGCTTAGTGCATGAACGTTCTTTAAGTGTGAATACTGCCGCAGCGGGTGGTAATGCAAGCTTAATGACTATCGGATAA
- the putP gene encoding sodium/proline symporter PutP, with protein MTVSTPMIIMFIVYITGMLLIGYLAYRSTKNFDDYILGGRSLGSVVTALSAGASDMSGWLLMGLPGAIFLAGISESWIAIGLCLGAYLNWLFVAGRLRVQTEKNNNALTLPDYFTSRFEDNSKVLRIISAVVILVFFTIYCASGVVAGGLLFESTFNISYEKALWLGALATIAYTFLGGFLAVSWTDTVQASLMIFALILTPIVVILSLGGLDTSIEVIKAKNPEYLDMFKGMNFVAILSLLGWGLGYFGQPHILARFMAADSHRTIRSARRISMTWMALCLGGTIAVGFFGIAYFENNPALAGSVMKNNERIFMELAGLLFNPWIAGILLSAILAAVMSTLSCQLLVCASALTEDLYKPFFRKSASQKELVWVGRGMVLLVAAIAIYIAQDPNNKVLGLVSNAWAGFGAAFGPVVLLSVMWKRMTRTGALAGMVVGAVTVLVWMKFKWLDLYEIIPGFIFATIAIIVISLITKAPSAAAQARFDEAEAEYNTK; from the coding sequence ATGACTGTAAGCACTCCGATGATCATTATGTTCATCGTATATATCACGGGTATGTTATTGATCGGCTATCTAGCCTATCGCTCAACGAAAAACTTTGATGATTACATTCTAGGGGGACGAAGTTTAGGTAGTGTGGTAACCGCATTATCTGCCGGGGCTTCAGATATGAGTGGCTGGTTATTAATGGGTTTACCGGGCGCTATTTTCCTCGCTGGGATTTCTGAAAGTTGGATTGCGATTGGTTTATGTTTAGGGGCTTATCTGAACTGGTTGTTTGTTGCGGGGCGCTTACGTGTACAAACCGAGAAAAATAATAACGCCTTAACGCTGCCAGATTATTTTACGAGCCGTTTTGAAGATAATAGTAAGGTTTTACGTATTATCTCTGCGGTTGTTATTTTAGTTTTCTTTACTATCTATTGTGCATCTGGGGTTGTCGCGGGGGGCTTATTATTTGAAAGCACCTTTAATATTAGTTACGAAAAAGCTCTGTGGTTAGGGGCATTGGCGACCATAGCGTATACCTTTTTAGGTGGTTTCTTAGCGGTAAGTTGGACAGATACTGTTCAAGCCTCTTTGATGATTTTTGCCCTGATCTTAACGCCAATTGTTGTGATTTTATCCCTTGGTGGGTTAGATACTTCAATAGAAGTGATTAAAGCTAAAAACCCTGAATATCTTGATATGTTTAAGGGAATGAACTTTGTTGCTATCTTGTCATTGCTAGGTTGGGGACTGGGTTACTTTGGGCAGCCTCATATTTTGGCGCGTTTTATGGCGGCAGATTCACATCGTACGATCCGTTCAGCACGCCGTATCAGTATGACATGGATGGCATTATGCTTAGGTGGAACGATTGCCGTTGGCTTCTTTGGTATCGCTTATTTTGAAAACAATCCTGCATTAGCAGGCTCTGTGATGAAAAATAACGAACGTATTTTCATGGAATTAGCCGGATTACTGTTTAATCCATGGATTGCGGGTATCTTGTTGTCCGCGATTTTGGCGGCGGTAATGAGTACATTGAGTTGCCAATTATTAGTCTGTGCCAGTGCATTAACCGAAGATTTATATAAGCCATTTTTCCGCAAATCAGCCAGCCAGAAAGAGTTAGTGTGGGTAGGGCGTGGAATGGTGCTGTTAGTGGCGGCGATCGCAATCTATATTGCCCAAGACCCAAATAATAAAGTCTTAGGGTTGGTGAGTAATGCGTGGGCAGGTTTTGGTGCCGCATTTGGTCCCGTCGTTTTACTCTCTGTTATGTGGAAACGTATGACACGTACTGGGGCATTAGCAGGGATGGTTGTCGGTGCGGTAACGGTATTAGTTTGGATGAAATTCAAATGGTTAGATTTATATGAAATCATTCCAGGCTTTATCTTTGCTACCATCGCTATCATTGTTATCAGCTTGATAACTAAGGCGCCAAGTGCAGCAGCACAAGCCCGCTTTGATGAAGCGGAAGCTGAATACAATACAAAATAA
- the cycA gene encoding D-serine/D-alanine/glycine transporter: MEENATTTISRPSSDRNQLKRSLSNRHIQLIAIGGAIGTGLFMGSGKTISLAGPSIIFVYMIIGFVLFFVMRAMGELLLSNLDYKSFSDFSADLIGPWAGFFVGWTYWFCWVITGIADIIAITSYVSFWVPNFPEWVTSFICVATLLTLNLVSVRLFGELEFWFAMIKIVAIVTLIAVGGTLIAMNFQSPTGHTASLSNIWNDGGMFPMGLSGFFAGFQIAIFAFVGIELVGTAAAETRDPEKSLPKAINAIPIRIIAFYVLSLIVIMAVTPWRTILADKSPFVEMFVLISLPAAASIVNFVVLTSAASSANSGVFSTSRMLFGLSKEGDAPKKFSQLSKKAVPATGLIFTCICLSFGIVLIYFIPNIMHAFTLVTTVSAILFMFIWSMILLSYLNFRKKRPEKHAASRYKMPWGIFMSWVSLAFFAFMVVLLAFQHDTRQALVATPLWFVILFIGYQVVKRRKPR; encoded by the coding sequence ATGGAAGAAAATGCAACGACAACCATCTCTCGGCCATCTTCTGACCGAAATCAACTAAAACGTAGCCTCAGTAACCGTCATATTCAGTTAATTGCTATTGGTGGAGCCATTGGTACAGGGCTATTTATGGGGTCAGGAAAGACTATCTCCCTTGCGGGACCCTCAATTATCTTTGTCTACATGATCATCGGCTTTGTGCTATTTTTTGTCATGCGAGCAATGGGGGAATTACTGCTATCCAACCTAGACTATAAATCTTTCAGTGATTTTTCTGCGGATTTAATCGGTCCATGGGCTGGTTTTTTTGTGGGATGGACTTACTGGTTCTGCTGGGTGATCACGGGAATAGCCGATATTATCGCGATCACCTCGTATGTCAGTTTCTGGGTACCTAATTTCCCGGAATGGGTGACTTCATTTATCTGTGTAGCCACACTACTAACGCTTAACTTAGTGTCTGTTCGTCTGTTTGGTGAACTGGAGTTCTGGTTCGCGATGATCAAAATTGTCGCCATTGTGACGCTAATTGCCGTCGGTGGGACTTTAATTGCGATGAATTTCCAATCACCGACTGGACACACAGCATCCTTAAGTAATATCTGGAACGATGGCGGCATGTTCCCAATGGGACTCAGTGGATTCTTTGCTGGATTCCAAATTGCTATTTTCGCCTTTGTAGGAATTGAATTAGTGGGAACAGCCGCAGCGGAAACCCGTGATCCTGAAAAATCCCTGCCAAAAGCCATTAATGCTATCCCGATTAGGATCATTGCTTTTTATGTGTTATCCCTGATTGTAATTATGGCTGTTACCCCTTGGCGCACCATTTTGGCGGACAAAAGTCCTTTTGTGGAAATGTTTGTGCTAATCAGCTTGCCTGCCGCGGCTAGTATCGTGAACTTTGTGGTACTTACCTCTGCGGCTTCATCGGCAAACAGCGGTGTTTTCTCCACCAGCCGTATGCTGTTTGGGTTATCTAAAGAGGGTGATGCGCCGAAAAAATTTAGCCAGTTATCGAAAAAAGCGGTACCGGCAACAGGCTTAATTTTCACCTGTATCTGCCTAAGTTTCGGGATTGTTTTGATTTACTTTATTCCCAATATCATGCATGCATTCACCTTAGTCACAACCGTGTCTGCGATCCTATTCATGTTTATCTGGAGCATGATTTTATTAAGCTACCTGAATTTCCGTAAGAAACGCCCAGAAAAACATGCAGCTTCTCGCTATAAGATGCCTTGGGGTATTTTTATGTCGTGGGTCAGCCTCGCCTTCTTTGCTTTTATGGTGGTGTTATTAGCGTTCCAACATGACACCCGACAAGCTTTAGTTGCGACGCCACTGTGGTTTGTTATTCTGTTTATTGGCTACCAAGTTGTAAAACGCCGTAAGCCACGTTAA